The following proteins are encoded in a genomic region of Mycolicibacterium confluentis:
- a CDS encoding SDR family NAD(P)-dependent oxidoreductase, whose protein sequence is MTGNRLENKRVVVTGAASGIGRAAAELMAGEGARVLIADLNADAAAQAAAEIGAGAIGIAVDVLDEASLAAMISRAVADFGGLDVLCNHVGGSNPRKDLDLLHLDLAEWDRTMALNARSTVVASRLALPHMFDAGGGSIINTVSVAGLVGDTLQCAYGAAKAAVIRLTQYIATQYGRKGVRCNAVAPGAVMTPALRDNLAAEVIADIRSDNALDLIGTPEDIGWAMVYLASDESRYMTGQTLVLDGGLTAQSPIAASRRKLLDD, encoded by the coding sequence ATGACAGGGAACCGTCTGGAGAACAAGCGAGTCGTCGTCACCGGCGCGGCCAGCGGGATAGGACGCGCGGCGGCCGAGCTGATGGCCGGTGAGGGCGCACGGGTGCTCATCGCCGACCTCAACGCCGACGCGGCGGCCCAGGCCGCCGCCGAGATCGGCGCCGGGGCGATCGGAATCGCGGTGGATGTACTCGACGAAGCGTCGCTGGCGGCCATGATCAGTCGCGCCGTCGCCGACTTCGGTGGCCTCGACGTGTTGTGCAATCACGTGGGCGGCAGCAACCCGCGCAAGGACCTCGACCTGCTGCACCTCGACCTCGCCGAATGGGACCGCACCATGGCACTCAACGCGCGCAGCACCGTGGTCGCCTCCCGGTTGGCGCTGCCGCACATGTTCGACGCGGGCGGGGGCTCGATCATCAACACCGTCTCGGTTGCCGGCCTGGTCGGGGACACCCTGCAGTGCGCCTACGGGGCCGCCAAAGCCGCCGTCATCCGGCTCACCCAGTACATCGCGACGCAGTACGGACGGAAAGGGGTGCGCTGCAACGCAGTCGCGCCAGGTGCCGTCATGACTCCCGCGCTGCGGGACAATCTGGCCGCCGAGGTCATTGCCGACATTCGCAGCGACAACGCGCTAGACCTGATCGGCACCCCGGAGGACATCGGTTGGGCCATGGTCTATCTCGCGTCCGATGAATCCCGCTACATGACCGGACAGACCCTGGTGCTCGACGGCGGACTCACCGCGCAGAGCCCGATCGCGGCCAGTCGCCGCAAACTCCTCGATGACTGA
- a CDS encoding dihydrofolate reductase family protein yields the protein MGRLIYGFNVSVDGYIADAQGSIDWSDPSEEVHQYWNDFERETACAFYGRRLYELMSAYWPTADQDPDATPMILDFAQIWCNMPKVVFSRTLESVDWNSRLERGDPVEVVRRLKADTDGRLEVAGATLAAPIVQAGLVDEYRILLAPTAVGGGTPFFPTLPSWMSLRLLENRTFPCGTVLLRYEAKRD from the coding sequence ATGGGCAGACTCATCTATGGCTTCAATGTGTCGGTGGACGGCTACATCGCCGACGCGCAGGGCAGCATCGACTGGTCCGATCCGAGCGAGGAGGTGCACCAGTACTGGAACGACTTCGAGCGGGAGACCGCGTGCGCGTTCTACGGGCGGCGGCTCTACGAACTGATGTCCGCCTACTGGCCGACCGCCGACCAGGACCCGGACGCCACCCCGATGATCCTCGACTTCGCGCAGATCTGGTGCAACATGCCCAAGGTGGTGTTCTCGCGCACCCTGGAGTCCGTCGACTGGAACTCCCGCCTGGAACGCGGCGACCCGGTCGAGGTGGTGCGGAGGCTGAAAGCCGACACCGACGGCAGGCTCGAGGTGGCTGGCGCGACGCTGGCCGCACCGATCGTGCAGGCCGGACTGGTGGACGAGTACCGAATCCTGCTCGCGCCCACCGCGGTGGGCGGCGGCACACCCTTCTTCCCGACCCTGCCGTCGTGGATGTCGCTGCGGCTGTTGGAGAATCGCACCTTCCCCTGCGGCACGGTCCTGCTGCGCTACGAGGCGAAACGCGACTGA
- a CDS encoding alpha/beta hydrolase family protein, giving the protein MTERARSWLAAAVALVLLTGLTACSTPAPEPELRAGQLLTARPLTTAAALPSAAGTRLITYISDDSHGEPIVVSGTVSVPKTDPPDGGWPVISWAHGTTGYADTCAPSADTADGLVHDYVDVVRPMLDGWLARGFAVVQTDYQGLGTPGGHPYVDGISEAHTVTDIVRAARHLDSGIGAQWLAVGHSQGGQAVLFTAQEAPERDPNLDLKGVVALAPGGVDLGQAIDLLRAGRPEVEASQRFLPLLVLGAAVVDPSVDPDAIFTPQARPLLTAARTACVAQINAVPTVPASQVLAPDTDLTGLHTYLQRQDPVQLTPRVPVMIGQGTADTAVSPAGVDMLTRALCGRDVTVDYRVYPGQDHRGVIAAADEDMQDFVGAAMAGESPGNCPG; this is encoded by the coding sequence ATGACTGAGCGGGCCCGGTCCTGGTTGGCCGCGGCTGTGGCGCTGGTCCTGCTGACCGGGCTGACCGCGTGCTCCACCCCTGCGCCCGAGCCCGAACTGCGGGCCGGTCAACTGCTCACCGCACGTCCGCTGACCACGGCCGCGGCGCTGCCCAGCGCCGCAGGAACCCGGCTGATCACCTATATCTCCGACGACTCACACGGCGAACCCATCGTCGTGTCGGGCACCGTGTCCGTCCCGAAAACCGATCCGCCCGACGGCGGCTGGCCGGTGATCAGTTGGGCGCACGGAACCACCGGCTACGCCGACACCTGCGCTCCGTCGGCCGACACCGCCGACGGTCTGGTCCACGACTACGTCGACGTGGTCCGGCCCATGCTCGACGGTTGGCTGGCGCGCGGGTTCGCCGTCGTGCAGACCGACTATCAGGGGCTGGGCACTCCCGGCGGGCATCCCTACGTCGACGGCATCAGCGAGGCGCACACCGTCACCGACATCGTCCGGGCGGCAAGGCATCTCGACTCCGGAATCGGCGCCCAGTGGCTGGCGGTCGGACACAGCCAGGGCGGGCAGGCGGTGCTGTTCACCGCACAGGAGGCCCCGGAGCGCGACCCCAACCTCGACCTCAAAGGGGTGGTGGCGCTTGCGCCCGGTGGGGTGGACCTCGGCCAGGCCATCGACCTGCTCCGCGCGGGGCGGCCCGAAGTCGAAGCCAGTCAACGGTTTCTGCCGCTGCTGGTGCTGGGGGCAGCAGTCGTCGATCCGTCGGTGGATCCCGACGCGATCTTCACCCCCCAGGCCCGTCCGCTGCTGACCGCGGCCCGCACCGCGTGCGTCGCCCAGATCAACGCCGTGCCCACGGTGCCGGCGTCACAGGTGCTGGCACCGGATACCGACCTCACCGGACTGCACACCTATCTGCAGCGCCAGGATCCGGTTCAGCTCACCCCACGGGTGCCCGTGATGATCGGGCAGGGCACCGCCGACACCGCGGTGTCCCCGGCCGGGGTCGACATGTTGACCCGAGCGCTGTGCGGCAGGGATGTCACGGTGGATTACCGGGTGTACCCCGGGCAGGACCACCGTGGTGTCATCGCCGCCGCCGACGAGGACATGCAGGACTTCGTGGGTGCCGCGATGGCTGGGGAATCGCCGGGGAACTGCCCGGGGTGA